CAGCACCGTGTCGCGTTCCCGGGTCAGTTCGTCGATCTGCCGCCACACCTGCGCGGCGAGCTGGTACGAGCCGCCCCTCTCGCAGAGCTCGACGGCCGAGCGCAGCAGGGCGATCGCCCTGTCGGTCTCGTGGGTCTGGTGCAGCGCGCTGGCGTGGCTCAGGTAGCTGTAGATCAGGTCCAGGCCGGCCAGCGGCGTGTCCGGGCCGGTCAGCGGCTCGTACAACCGCAGCGCCTCCCGGGGGTTGCCCGTGTTCAGCTCGTACCGGGCGCGCAGCGCGGAGACGATGGCCTGCTCGTGCGGAAGCCCGAGCATCCGCGACGTGGTCTCCGCGTCACGGATCCACTGCCGCGCGCCGTCGAGGTCGTCGCCGATGTCCAGCAGCACCGACGCCGCCGAGCGGCAGAACCGCAGCCAGTCGATCAGCGACATGCTGGGGAAGGCCAGCGCGTCCCGGGCCAGCCCGAAGTGCTGGCGTGCCTCCTCCGGGCGGCCCAGTTGCGCGTACGCCATGCTCGCCACCCAGTGCGCCCGGCCGACGAAGCCCGGCCAGTCCAGCTTGTCCGCGACGTTCAGCATCTCGCTGATCAGCGGCTCGACCTGGTCCAGCTCGCCGGCCTCGCAGAGCACCGAGATCAGCACACCGAGCAGCCGTACGTGCACGCTCGTGCCGCCGATTCCGGGCTGTCGCAGGTGAGTCAGGGCCCCGTACGCCGTGCGCCGGGCCTCGCGCAGTTGGCCGAGGTCGCGCAGCACCGACGCGAGATGGGTCTTGACCACCAGCAGCAGTTCCGGCGCGGACTGCACGAGGGGGATCTCGGCCAGTTCCTCCAGCAGCCGCAGCCGGGCCTGGTGCTCGCTGAGCATCCGCAGGGTGTCCTGCAACTCCAGGCCGACGTCGACCACGCGCTCCGGCAGGCCGTCGGACCTCGCGCTGGCCAACGCGCTCTCCAGGAACCGGCGTGCCTGCGCGTGGTCGCCGACCTCGCTCGCGCTGCGGGCCAGGACCTGTTCGAAGAGGAGGGGGCGGCGGGTGGCCTCCGCCGGCAGCAGCGGCACCGAGTCCACGCCGAGCAGCTCCTCCAGACTGCAGTCGAGCATGTGGCCCAGATACACCACCACGTCCAGTGTCGGTACCCGGCTGCCCGCTTCCAGCAGGGAGATGTAGCTCGGGGTGACGGAATCACCGGCGAGTTCGCGCTGCGACATGCGCAGCGCCGAGCGCCGGGCCTTTAGTCGCTGACCGAACTCCGGTTGGGTCACGGCAAGCTCACCCTGCGGGAGCCAGCCCTTCTGCCCTTTCGCCATCTGCCCCACGACTCCTGTTATTGCCACTGTTATGACTCTAGTTGAATTGCGCCGCAGAGCCTACCCCATCAACACGATCGTGTTTGACCGCTACACCCCGAAAGGCGCATGTCTGTGTCGACGGGCGTGGCCGCGGGGCCGGCCCGGCTCAACGCGCAGGAGGGCCTGCACACTCTCGGCTTCCTGCTCAACGGTGCTCTCGGCGGCAGCGCTGACTGAAGTTACGCACCCGGCCTCGTGGAGGCTAGGCGTGACCGCCGACCGTGATCGGGCCGATCCGAACCGTCGCCCGCGCCCCGAAGAACGCGGCAAGCCGCTCCGCCTCCTCGTCGAGCGCGCGGCGCCGCGCGGCCGACAACTCGTCCAGCGGCTCCACCGTCACGTCGATCCGCCGTCCGGACTTGCGTTGATGCCACACGCCGGCGACCTGGCCGTCGACGAGGAGCACGGGAAAGGTGCCCGCCTGACCGTTGGCGAGCCCGCGCCGGGCGGCGCGGCCGGCGAATAGCCGGTCGCGGGGATGGCAGCCGATGACGTACGCGTCGAAGTAGGGCAGCAGTCGAAGTCCGGCCGGCGGCTCCTGGTCGAACTCGCGGTCGCCCGCCACCACCCAGGCTTTCTCACCTTCCAGATCGATTGGCTCCAATCGATCGGCCGCTCGCCGGAACATTTCAGTGGCGAATGTGCGCGGAATCGACAGCCACTGCGCCACGTGCGCGGGTGTCGCCGGCCCGTACGCCCAGAGGTAGCGCTCCAGCAGATCGGTGAGCGCGACCTCGCCCGGGGCCGGCGTGCAGCCCGGCAGCAACCGCGACAGGCTCGTATACGTCACCTTGCGGCCCC
This is a stretch of genomic DNA from Micromonospora sp. WMMD1082. It encodes these proteins:
- a CDS encoding helix-turn-helix domain-containing protein, with translation MAKGQKGWLPQGELAVTQPEFGQRLKARRSALRMSQRELAGDSVTPSYISLLEAGSRVPTLDVVVYLGHMLDCSLEELLGVDSVPLLPAEATRRPLLFEQVLARSASEVGDHAQARRFLESALASARSDGLPERVVDVGLELQDTLRMLSEHQARLRLLEELAEIPLVQSAPELLLVVKTHLASVLRDLGQLREARRTAYGALTHLRQPGIGGTSVHVRLLGVLISVLCEAGELDQVEPLISEMLNVADKLDWPGFVGRAHWVASMAYAQLGRPEEARQHFGLARDALAFPSMSLIDWLRFCRSAASVLLDIGDDLDGARQWIRDAETTSRMLGLPHEQAIVSALRARYELNTGNPREALRLYEPLTGPDTPLAGLDLIYSYLSHASALHQTHETDRAIALLRSAVELCERGGSYQLAAQVWRQIDELTRERDTVLAADDQP
- a CDS encoding winged helix DNA-binding domain-containing protein: MAVAAGCTWDQVNARRLERAGLTGPRRHGEAAIGQVATAQCGVHAQVMSAAEWSLGSRLDGVSRQAVQDALWRDHRLVKTRGPRGTVHLLAAAELPMWTGALSALPAGQDGQPPGVRMTRPQIEAVIEAIGDALREADLTVDELTEAIAERVGDWAADRVMEAFGDRWPRWRQVEHEVANRGVLCFGPLRGRKVTYTSLSRLLPGCTPAPGEVALTDLLERYLWAYGPATPAHVAQWLSIPRTFATEMFRRAADRLEPIDLEGEKAWVVAGDREFDQEPPAGLRLLPYFDAYVIGCHPRDRLFAGRAARRGLANGQAGTFPVLLVDGQVAGVWHQRKSGRRIDVTVEPLDELSAARRRALDEEAERLAAFFGARATVRIGPITVGGHA